One Paraburkholderia agricolaris genomic region harbors:
- a CDS encoding ABC transporter ATP-binding protein, with amino-acid sequence MSTELQSKPPGRIDVRALSVDVGVREQRFTALDQLDFSVEPGELVCVLGPSGCGKSTLLAALAGHVAASAGEIVVDGERVVRPHPERGLVFQQHTLFPWKRVIDNVAFGLKMKGLPADERHRQAAELLDLVGLSGFGTRYPAQLSGGMQQRVEIARALINRPRVLLMDEPFGALDAQTRRMMQTLLLDVWTQIRTTVLFVTHDIDEALFLADRILVLSQRPARIVADLRVTLNRPRDDETTTDAQFIEIKRHCLALLREASA; translated from the coding sequence ATGAGCACCGAATTGCAATCGAAACCGCCTGGCCGCATCGACGTGCGCGCGTTGAGCGTCGACGTCGGCGTGCGCGAACAGCGGTTCACCGCGCTCGATCAACTGGATTTCAGCGTCGAACCGGGCGAACTCGTCTGTGTACTGGGCCCCTCGGGATGCGGAAAATCCACGCTGCTGGCGGCACTCGCCGGACACGTGGCAGCCAGTGCGGGCGAGATTGTCGTCGACGGTGAACGGGTCGTGCGCCCGCATCCGGAACGCGGTCTCGTGTTTCAGCAGCACACGCTTTTTCCGTGGAAGCGCGTAATCGACAACGTCGCATTCGGCCTGAAGATGAAAGGACTCCCGGCCGATGAGCGCCACCGTCAAGCCGCCGAGCTGCTCGACCTGGTGGGTTTAAGCGGGTTCGGCACGCGCTATCCGGCGCAATTGTCGGGCGGCATGCAGCAGCGCGTGGAAATCGCCCGCGCGCTGATCAACCGGCCACGCGTGCTGCTGATGGACGAACCGTTCGGCGCGCTCGACGCGCAAACGCGCCGCATGATGCAAACACTGCTGCTCGACGTGTGGACACAGATCCGTACCACGGTGCTGTTCGTCACGCACGATATCGACGAAGCGCTGTTTCTCGCCGACCGCATCCTGGTGCTGTCGCAGCGCCCCGCGCGCATCGTCGCCGATTTGCGCGTCACATTGAACCGCCCTCGCGACGACGAGACCACGACCGACGCGCAATTCATCGAGATCAAGCGCCACTGCCTCGCGCTGTTGCGCGAAGCGTCGGCCTGA
- a CDS encoding HEAT repeat domain-containing protein, producing the protein MTDISLPLTFDPDSLDPEAAELLPRLASTDAAVRRIALLALADLEDEALLGPIVAALRTDLSPDVRAQAAEVLGAWERADAVEALCEALTDRTEAVRDAAALSLSNLKDPESGPLLAPYTTHPDPFVRQAALRGLRELRYAGALEPALAALSASEDPVRLEAVSVLGWLKSEQALGPLTAVAANDANAAVRRAAIGALGIGAAATEETIVALLGSLRDAAWQVREEAAATLGKLRVSDARDALIAALEDDYWQVRLQAVRALGKLRDTAASTAVATLLTHAISNLRKEAALSLGELGDVASLPALHAASADADPEVRKAARIALTQIEKAQR; encoded by the coding sequence ATGACCGATATTTCGCTTCCGCTAACGTTCGACCCCGATTCCCTCGATCCGGAAGCCGCCGAACTCCTGCCGCGATTGGCATCCACGGATGCCGCGGTGCGCCGTATCGCGCTCCTCGCGCTCGCCGACCTTGAAGACGAAGCCCTGCTCGGACCGATTGTCGCCGCGTTGCGCACCGACCTGTCGCCGGACGTTCGCGCGCAGGCCGCCGAGGTGCTCGGTGCGTGGGAGCGCGCCGACGCGGTAGAAGCGCTATGCGAAGCGTTGACGGATCGTACGGAAGCGGTGCGCGACGCAGCCGCGCTAAGTCTGTCCAATCTGAAAGATCCCGAATCGGGGCCGCTGCTCGCACCCTACACCACGCATCCCGATCCGTTCGTACGCCAGGCTGCATTGCGCGGTCTGCGCGAATTACGCTACGCGGGAGCGCTGGAACCCGCGCTGGCCGCGCTCAGCGCAAGCGAAGACCCGGTGCGGCTCGAAGCGGTGAGCGTGCTCGGCTGGTTGAAGAGCGAGCAGGCACTTGGCCCCCTCACCGCGGTCGCCGCGAATGATGCAAACGCTGCCGTACGACGCGCGGCAATCGGAGCGTTGGGTATCGGGGCAGCGGCAACGGAAGAGACCATCGTCGCGTTGCTGGGCTCGCTGCGCGATGCGGCGTGGCAGGTCCGTGAGGAAGCAGCGGCCACGCTCGGCAAATTGCGCGTGTCGGACGCGCGCGATGCGCTGATCGCAGCGCTTGAAGACGACTACTGGCAAGTCCGTTTGCAGGCAGTTCGCGCATTAGGCAAACTCCGCGACACAGCGGCGAGCACAGCGGTCGCCACACTCCTTACCCACGCGATCAGCAATCTACGCAAGGAAGCCGCCTTGTCGCTCGGCGAACTGGGCGACGTAGCGTCATTGCCTGCCTTGCACGCCGCCTCGGCCGATGCCGATCCGGAAGTACGCAAGGCCGCCCGCATCGCCTTGACGCAAATCGAAAAGGCGCAACGATGA
- a CDS encoding DUF971 domain-containing protein: MNAPEHVTVHAASGRLSLTWNGGHTQWIDNATLRERCPCSTCRRLAHAGHAARVEPHVAIVDMQPMGYGVQIGFSDGHAQGIYPWEYLAAIT; the protein is encoded by the coding sequence ATGAACGCCCCGGAACACGTCACGGTTCACGCGGCGAGTGGACGATTGTCCCTCACATGGAATGGCGGACACACGCAGTGGATCGACAACGCGACGCTGAGGGAGCGCTGCCCTTGCTCGACATGCCGCCGCCTGGCGCATGCGGGTCACGCTGCGCGGGTCGAGCCGCATGTTGCGATTGTCGATATGCAGCCGATGGGATACGGCGTGCAGATCGGGTTCAGCGACGGACACGCGCAGGGTATCTATCCGTGGGAATATCTGGCGGCGATCACCTGA
- a CDS encoding family 2A encapsulin nanocompartment cargo protein cysteine desulfurase → MTTQTPTSKPMDSVLPHDVPTGPPAGLPDPATLASLANAFFSALPGNAPQPGGAPGVAATLPLTAPVTSEISNPAPAGSPLAGPGGAGTGMPGAALPQGHVPGGNLLPSAPTHVLSLGNRAPALAPHALAQNGLPDSAVTVAPALDPRFGGAALGVPEGHGAQRPPAGGAPLASPVSAGSASPFYFLGETAQAQTSSSTSPDIVVPGWHEVSAQSFGLPGVDEPLAEQRFPYDRPAAAQAATPGTTPAEHGSRSHYFLDLNEGSRFAAPTPRAADGVPHAGPSAHPPFDVNAIRRDFPILQERVNGRQLVWFDNAATTHKPQAVIDRLAYFYAHENSNIHRAAHALAGRATDAYEAARSKVQRFIGAASPEEIIFVRGTTEAINLIAKTWGVKHVGEGDEIIVSHLEHHANIVPWQQLAAQTGAKLRVIPVDDSGQVLIDEYRRLLNDRTKIVSVTQVSNALGTVVPVKEIVELAHRAGAKALVDGAQSVSHMRVDVQALDADFFVFSGHKVFGPTGIGVVYGKRAILEDMPPWQGGGNMIADVTFERTVFQPPPNRFEAGTGNIADAVGLGAAIDYVQRVGIENIARYEHDLLAYATSVLQPVPGVRLIGTARDKASVLSFVLKGYETEEVGQALNEEGIAVRSGHHCAQPILRRFGVEATVRPSLAFYNTCDEVDALVSVVRRLSSRR, encoded by the coding sequence ATGACTACCCAGACACCTACAAGTAAGCCCATGGACAGCGTCCTGCCGCACGATGTGCCGACGGGTCCGCCCGCGGGTTTGCCTGACCCTGCCACGTTAGCGTCGCTGGCCAATGCGTTTTTCTCGGCGCTGCCGGGCAATGCGCCGCAGCCAGGAGGCGCGCCCGGCGTGGCCGCCACGCTGCCGCTTACGGCGCCTGTAACCAGCGAGATCAGCAATCCGGCGCCGGCCGGTTCGCCGCTCGCGGGTCCGGGCGGCGCGGGTACCGGCATGCCTGGTGCCGCGTTGCCGCAAGGGCACGTGCCGGGCGGCAACCTGTTGCCCTCGGCGCCCACCCATGTCCTGTCGCTGGGTAACCGCGCGCCCGCGTTGGCGCCACATGCACTTGCGCAGAACGGCTTACCGGATAGCGCGGTGACCGTTGCGCCGGCGCTCGACCCGCGTTTTGGCGGCGCGGCGCTGGGCGTGCCTGAGGGGCACGGTGCGCAACGTCCGCCGGCGGGCGGTGCGCCATTGGCGTCGCCAGTGTCAGCGGGGTCCGCATCGCCGTTCTATTTTCTGGGCGAAACCGCACAAGCTCAGACTTCGAGTTCGACGTCGCCGGATATCGTGGTGCCGGGCTGGCATGAGGTGAGCGCGCAATCGTTCGGTTTGCCAGGCGTTGACGAACCACTCGCGGAACAGCGCTTCCCGTACGACCGGCCGGCAGCCGCACAGGCGGCTACGCCGGGAACGACGCCGGCGGAACACGGCAGTCGTTCGCATTATTTTCTGGATCTGAATGAGGGGTCGCGTTTTGCTGCGCCAACGCCTCGCGCGGCAGATGGCGTGCCGCATGCCGGGCCGTCGGCCCATCCGCCCTTCGATGTGAATGCGATTCGGCGGGATTTTCCGATTCTGCAGGAGCGTGTGAACGGGCGTCAGCTGGTGTGGTTCGACAATGCCGCGACCACGCACAAACCGCAGGCGGTCATCGATCGGCTCGCGTATTTCTACGCGCATGAAAACTCGAACATCCATCGGGCTGCCCATGCGCTGGCCGGCCGCGCCACGGATGCGTACGAAGCCGCACGCAGCAAGGTGCAGCGTTTCATCGGCGCGGCGTCGCCGGAAGAAATCATCTTCGTGCGCGGCACCACCGAAGCGATCAACCTGATCGCGAAGACGTGGGGTGTGAAGCATGTGGGCGAGGGGGATGAGATCATCGTCTCGCATCTGGAGCATCACGCCAATATCGTGCCGTGGCAGCAGCTTGCCGCACAAACCGGTGCAAAGCTGCGCGTGATTCCAGTCGACGACAGCGGCCAGGTTCTGATCGATGAATACCGGCGGCTGCTCAATGACCGCACGAAGATCGTGTCGGTCACGCAGGTGTCGAACGCATTGGGCACCGTGGTGCCGGTCAAGGAGATCGTCGAGCTCGCGCATCGGGCAGGCGCGAAGGCGCTGGTCGACGGCGCGCAGTCGGTGTCGCACATGCGGGTGGACGTGCAGGCGCTCGACGCGGACTTCTTCGTGTTCTCAGGTCACAAAGTGTTCGGTCCGACCGGCATCGGCGTGGTGTATGGCAAGCGCGCGATTCTTGAAGATATGCCGCCGTGGCAGGGTGGCGGCAACATGATCGCGGACGTCACCTTCGAGCGCACCGTGTTCCAGCCGCCACCGAATCGCTTCGAAGCGGGCACGGGCAATATCGCCGATGCAGTCGGTCTCGGTGCGGCGATCGATTACGTTCAGCGCGTGGGCATCGAGAATATCGCGCGTTATGAACACGATCTGCTGGCCTATGCGACGAGCGTGCTGCAACCGGTGCCGGGGGTTCGCCTGATCGGCACGGCGCGCGACAAGGCCAGTGTGCTGTCCTTCGTGTTGAAGGGGTACGAGACCGAGGAAGTCGGGCAGGCGTTGAACGAAGAGGGCATTGCCGTGCGCTCGGGCCATCATTGCGCGCAGCCGATCCTGCGGCGCTTCGGCGTCGAAGCTACGGTGAGGCCGTCGCTCGCGTTCTACAACACCTGCGATGAAGTCGACGCGCTGGTGTCGGTGGTGCGGCGGCTGTCTTCGCGGCGCTAG
- a CDS encoding family 2A encapsulin nanocompartment shell protein codes for MTATVGGLTALGDTAARQLANATKTVPQLATITPRWLTHLLQWLPVEAGIYRLNQVKNPEAVKAACTAREDESILPRTFVPYEEQPREYFLNAVSTVLDVHTRISDLYSSPHDQIKEQLRLTIETIKELQESQLINNPDYGLLANVAEEQRVFPLTGAPTPDDLDELLTKVWKEPAFFLTHPLAIAAFGRECTRRGVPPPTVSLFGSQFLTWRGIPLIPSDKVPVADGKTKILLLRVGDKRQGVVGLFQPGVAGEQGPGLSVRFMGINNHAIASYLISLYCSLAVHSPDALAVLDDVEIGKYHDYPDTYK; via the coding sequence ATGACAGCAACAGTGGGCGGCCTGACGGCGCTCGGCGATACCGCAGCACGGCAACTAGCCAATGCCACCAAAACCGTTCCGCAACTCGCCACGATTACGCCGCGCTGGCTCACCCATCTGCTGCAATGGCTGCCGGTCGAGGCGGGCATCTATCGTCTGAATCAGGTGAAGAATCCGGAAGCCGTCAAGGCGGCCTGCACCGCGCGCGAAGATGAAAGCATCCTGCCGCGCACTTTCGTGCCGTACGAAGAGCAGCCGCGCGAGTATTTCCTGAATGCGGTCAGCACCGTGCTGGACGTCCACACGCGGATCTCGGATCTGTACAGCAGCCCGCACGATCAGATCAAGGAACAACTGCGCCTCACGATCGAAACGATCAAGGAGTTGCAGGAAAGCCAGTTGATCAACAATCCGGATTACGGCCTGCTCGCGAACGTGGCCGAAGAGCAGCGCGTGTTTCCGCTGACCGGCGCGCCGACTCCCGACGATCTCGACGAATTGCTGACCAAGGTATGGAAAGAACCGGCATTCTTCCTGACCCATCCGCTCGCGATCGCCGCGTTTGGCCGTGAATGCACGCGCCGCGGCGTGCCGCCGCCGACGGTCAGCCTGTTCGGCTCGCAGTTCCTGACGTGGCGCGGCATTCCGCTGATTCCGTCGGACAAGGTTCCGGTTGCCGACGGCAAAACCAAGATCCTGCTGCTGCGCGTGGGCGACAAGCGCCAGGGCGTGGTCGGCCTGTTCCAGCCGGGCGTGGCCGGCGAACAGGGTCCGGGTCTGTCGGTTCGCTTCATGGGCATCAACAATCATGCGATCGCTTCGTATCTGATCTCGCTCTATTGCTCGCTCGCGGTGCATTCGCCGGACGCGCTGGCGGTTCTCGATGATGTGGAGATCGGCAAGTACCATGACTACCCAGACACCTACAAGTAA
- a CDS encoding helix-turn-helix domain-containing protein, translating into MSVLVRDFGAAVRRLREASGWSQEQLAEHAGLNRSYVGEIERGSAIASIVTLDKLARAFNVPVERLLSHPSDGLSLAARPHSAFADPASPL; encoded by the coding sequence ATGAGCGTGCTCGTCAGGGACTTCGGCGCGGCGGTGCGGCGCCTTCGCGAGGCGTCCGGCTGGTCGCAGGAGCAACTGGCCGAGCACGCCGGACTCAACCGGTCTTATGTCGGGGAGATCGAGCGCGGTTCTGCGATCGCGTCGATTGTCACGCTCGACAAGCTGGCCCGCGCTTTCAACGTGCCGGTCGAGCGCCTGCTCAGCCATCCATCTGACGGTTTGAGTCTGGCCGCGCGCCCGCATTCCGCTTTCGCCGATCCGGCGTCGCCCCTTTAG
- the epsC gene encoding serine O-acetyltransferase EpsC produces MAVFDVDEIVHALQTVRQQWREVQKRSLEPGGRELPGREALSEIIDTLKGVLFPMRLGPADLRQESENFYVGHALDAALHALLSQARLELHYRSRHQPPPAATIEAQAGIAVRAFAARLPAIRSLLDSDVLAAFHGDPAAGSVDEVLLCYPGVLAMIHHRLAHELYGLGLPLLARIIAELAHAQTGIDIHPGARIGAGFFIDHGTGVVIGETAIIGERVRVYQAVTLGAKRFPRDAQGHLEKGHARHPIVEDDVVIYAGATILGRVTLGQGSVIGGNVWLTQDVAPGTHVTQAVSRNEGTGAAAVRERAPRGQPDVQADAGANADASADASADAEPAAAGAAR; encoded by the coding sequence GTGGCTGTGTTTGATGTCGATGAAATTGTTCACGCGCTTCAGACGGTCCGCCAGCAATGGCGCGAAGTGCAGAAGCGCTCGCTAGAACCGGGCGGGCGCGAATTGCCGGGGCGCGAAGCGCTCTCGGAGATCATCGATACGCTGAAAGGCGTGCTTTTTCCGATGCGGCTCGGCCCAGCCGACCTGCGTCAGGAAAGTGAAAACTTTTACGTCGGGCACGCGCTCGACGCCGCGCTGCATGCGTTGCTGAGCCAGGCGCGGCTGGAGTTGCACTACCGCAGCCGTCATCAACCGCCGCCCGCCGCCACGATCGAGGCGCAGGCCGGCATCGCGGTGCGTGCGTTTGCGGCGCGTTTGCCGGCGATCCGCAGCCTGCTCGATAGCGACGTGCTGGCGGCCTTTCACGGCGACCCGGCGGCGGGCAGCGTGGATGAAGTCCTGCTGTGCTATCCCGGCGTGCTGGCGATGATCCACCATCGGCTCGCGCACGAGCTCTATGGGCTCGGGCTGCCGCTGCTGGCGCGCATCATCGCCGAGCTCGCGCATGCGCAGACCGGTATCGATATTCATCCTGGCGCGCGGATCGGCGCGGGATTCTTCATCGATCACGGTACGGGTGTGGTGATCGGCGAAACGGCCATCATCGGCGAACGTGTGCGGGTCTATCAGGCGGTCACGCTGGGCGCGAAACGCTTTCCGCGCGACGCGCAGGGGCACCTGGAAAAGGGCCATGCGCGTCATCCGATCGTCGAAGACGACGTCGTGATTTACGCGGGCGCCACCATTCTTGGCCGCGTCACGCTCGGGCAGGGTTCGGTGATCGGCGGCAACGTGTGGCTCACGCAGGACGTCGCGCCGGGTACGCATGTGACGCAGGCTGTGTCGCGCAACGAGGGCACCGGCGCGGCGGCGGTTCGCGAGCGCGCGCCGCGCGGTCAGCCAGATGTGCAGGCAGACGCGGGGGCAAACGCGGATGCAAGCGCGGATGCAAGCGCGGACGCGGAACCCGCAGCGGCCGGAGCGGCGCGATGA
- a CDS encoding rhodanese-like domain-containing protein has product MTLEIAERPTHALLEAARSQAAAAGLPYAGGVSPQDAWALVQAGDAVLVDVRSAEERKFVGLVPDSVHVAWATGTSLTRNPRFVRELEAKTGKEAVVLLLCRSGNRSALAAEAAAKAGFTQVFNVLEGFEGELDGAQRRGASNGWRFHGLPWIQD; this is encoded by the coding sequence ATGACGCTTGAAATCGCAGAACGACCCACTCATGCATTGCTGGAAGCCGCCCGTTCGCAAGCCGCCGCGGCTGGTTTGCCTTATGCGGGCGGCGTGTCGCCGCAGGATGCGTGGGCGCTCGTCCAGGCCGGCGACGCCGTGCTGGTGGACGTGCGCAGCGCCGAAGAACGCAAATTCGTCGGACTGGTACCGGACAGCGTGCATGTCGCGTGGGCGACCGGCACGAGCCTGACGCGCAATCCGCGCTTCGTGCGTGAACTGGAAGCGAAGACCGGCAAGGAGGCAGTCGTGCTGCTGCTGTGCCGCAGCGGCAACCGCTCGGCGCTGGCCGCGGAGGCTGCGGCGAAAGCCGGCTTCACACAGGTATTCAACGTTCTGGAAGGTTTCGAAGGGGAGCTGGACGGCGCGCAGCGGCGCGGCGCCAGCAATGGTTGGCGCTTTCATGGGTTGCCGTGGATTCAGGACTGA
- a CDS encoding carboxylesterase/lipase family protein, translated as MNAYHRRAMEWLIAVTIPLIMLGCGGSVHSPAPTDPGVVATQQGQVKGIVANGVREFLGLRYAAPPTGALRWKPPAPAAAYASSPYDASHVGSVCVQGTAAAPTGSEDCLFVNVYVPGTTAGTTALPVLFWIHGGGFILGSGAATDGSALALKANAIVVTINYRLNALGFLAHPALAAEDPNGATGDYGIMDQTAALAWVQKNIAAFDGDPANVTIFGDSAGGHSVYVQLASPGSAGLFAKAVAQSGGFSRQQESLQQAETDGVGYAKTWGCTDPSSAACLRNLPASALLQGNPVAWYATIDGKVLPGSTSAAFASGQYNRVPVMSGFTEDEGTYFVAAAFDAQGKPVTASGYEAAIQGFLGVSGAATAALYPASQFSSPSQALAKATGDYLFTCGEMQDADNLAKYSPAVYMYRFSDPAPYSVHSLISVLPPTAMNYGAFHSSDLDYWWQLIPSPTANQATLSGAMTAALAGFAHTGNPNSGSTVASWPLYTPATRRTLDFGYPVSNTYDAYTAHQCSYWYGQAPSHGL; from the coding sequence ATGAACGCCTATCATCGGCGAGCCATGGAATGGCTCATCGCAGTCACGATTCCACTCATCATGCTGGGGTGCGGCGGCAGTGTCCACAGCCCGGCACCGACCGATCCTGGTGTCGTCGCGACCCAGCAGGGACAGGTCAAAGGGATCGTCGCCAACGGTGTGCGCGAGTTCCTTGGCCTGCGTTATGCGGCGCCGCCGACCGGTGCGTTGCGCTGGAAACCGCCCGCACCCGCCGCGGCCTATGCGAGCAGTCCGTATGACGCATCGCACGTCGGCTCAGTCTGTGTGCAAGGGACGGCGGCGGCCCCGACCGGCAGTGAGGACTGTCTCTTCGTCAACGTCTATGTACCCGGTACGACCGCAGGCACAACGGCGTTGCCCGTGCTGTTCTGGATTCACGGTGGCGGTTTCATTCTCGGTTCCGGCGCGGCAACCGATGGCAGCGCGCTTGCTCTGAAGGCGAATGCGATCGTGGTGACCATCAACTATCGCCTCAATGCGCTTGGTTTTCTCGCGCATCCGGCGCTTGCGGCGGAAGATCCCAATGGCGCGACCGGTGACTACGGCATCATGGATCAGACCGCCGCGCTCGCCTGGGTGCAGAAGAACATTGCGGCGTTCGACGGCGACCCCGCGAACGTGACGATCTTCGGCGATTCGGCCGGTGGCCATTCCGTTTACGTGCAACTTGCTTCGCCGGGTTCGGCCGGATTGTTTGCGAAGGCTGTCGCGCAGAGCGGCGGTTTCAGCCGGCAGCAGGAGAGCTTGCAGCAGGCCGAGACGGATGGCGTCGGCTACGCCAAAACATGGGGCTGCACCGACCCGTCCAGCGCGGCCTGCCTGCGTAATCTGCCGGCATCCGCGCTGTTGCAGGGCAACCCTGTCGCTTGGTACGCAACGATCGACGGCAAGGTGCTGCCGGGTTCGACAAGCGCGGCATTCGCCAGCGGCCAGTACAACCGCGTGCCGGTCATGTCGGGTTTCACGGAAGACGAGGGGACGTATTTCGTCGCCGCGGCGTTCGATGCGCAAGGCAAGCCCGTGACTGCTTCGGGCTACGAAGCGGCGATCCAGGGCTTCCTCGGCGTTTCCGGCGCCGCAACCGCAGCGCTTTATCCGGCAAGCCAGTTTTCGTCGCCGAGTCAGGCGCTCGCCAAAGCAACCGGCGACTACCTGTTCACCTGCGGCGAAATGCAGGACGCCGACAACCTCGCGAAGTATTCTCCCGCGGTGTACATGTATCGCTTTTCCGATCCCGCGCCCTATAGCGTGCACAGCCTGATTTCAGTGCTGCCGCCCACCGCGATGAACTACGGCGCCTTTCACTCGTCGGATCTCGACTACTGGTGGCAACTGATCCCGAGTCCCACGGCGAACCAGGCGACGTTATCGGGAGCGATGACGGCCGCGCTGGCCGGTTTCGCGCATACCGGCAATCCGAATTCGGGCAGCACGGTGGCGAGCTGGCCGTTGTACACCCCGGCGACGCGGCGCACGCTCGATTTCGGTTATCCGGTCTCGAACACCTACGACGCGTACACCGCGCATCAGTGCAGCTACTGGTACGGCCAGGCGCCGTCGCACGGTCTATAG
- a CDS encoding porin gives MKKFALSLSATAVLALSSQMAHAQSSVTLYGIIDAGITYFSNVNGHSNFVANDGSIQSNRWGLRGVEDIGGGTRVVFDLENGFNLYSGTMVQSGVLFSRQAWLGVENQTYGRFTLGKQYDFFWDNLTQFAMGQVAGQYSWHPGDFDHLAGTLHINNAVKYTSPNYLGLQAGALYAFPSQSVSAGTGRVIAFGLRYSNGPLNLGAAYTDTHDLGLNGPSQAGTTFFPDLPGAPVQASSVSSFGVGGSYRFGRSLTRLLFTDTHFRIGHDNGSMPTYEINEVFQLTPATTLMGGYWYSKLGSQKWQNGTLLLDYALSKRTDVYTSATYLRASGGAAPVFLGGGAAPVFTNGMYVGTGQSSTAVRVGIRTLF, from the coding sequence ATGAAAAAGTTTGCCTTGAGCTTAAGCGCAACCGCAGTACTGGCCTTGAGCAGCCAGATGGCCCACGCGCAAAGCAGCGTGACGCTGTACGGGATTATCGATGCGGGCATTACCTACTTCAGCAACGTGAACGGCCATTCGAATTTCGTCGCCAACGACGGTTCGATCCAGTCGAATCGCTGGGGTCTGCGCGGCGTGGAGGATATCGGCGGCGGCACACGAGTCGTGTTCGATCTGGAGAACGGCTTCAATCTCTACTCGGGCACGATGGTGCAATCGGGCGTGCTGTTTAGCCGTCAGGCGTGGTTGGGAGTCGAGAATCAGACCTACGGCAGGTTCACGCTCGGCAAGCAGTACGACTTCTTCTGGGACAACCTCACGCAGTTTGCGATGGGGCAGGTTGCCGGCCAGTACTCGTGGCACCCAGGCGACTTCGATCACCTGGCGGGCACGCTGCATATCAACAACGCAGTCAAGTACACGTCGCCGAACTACCTGGGATTGCAAGCAGGCGCGCTATATGCATTTCCTTCGCAATCCGTATCGGCGGGAACAGGGCGTGTGATTGCGTTTGGGCTGCGCTATTCGAATGGCCCGCTGAATCTCGGCGCCGCGTACACCGACACGCACGATCTCGGCCTGAATGGGCCGAGCCAGGCCGGCACCACGTTCTTTCCCGATCTGCCTGGCGCGCCGGTGCAGGCGAGCAGCGTCAGCAGCTTCGGGGTGGGCGGCAGCTATCGCTTCGGCCGGAGCCTGACGCGCCTGCTGTTCACCGACACGCACTTCCGTATCGGTCACGACAACGGTTCGATGCCAACCTACGAAATCAACGAAGTGTTCCAGCTGACCCCGGCCACGACGCTGATGGGCGGCTACTGGTACAGCAAGCTCGGTTCGCAGAAGTGGCAGAACGGCACGCTGCTGCTCGACTACGCGCTCTCGAAACGCACCGATGTCTATACGAGCGCGACCTATCTGCGGGCATCGGGTGGCGCGGCGCCGGTTTTCCTCGGCGGCGGGGCAGCGCCGGTGTTTACCAATGGCATGTACGTCGGCACGGGTCAGTCGTCGACTGCGGTGCGCGTGGGTATCCGCACGCTGTTCTAG